The following DNA comes from Flavisolibacter ginsenosidimutans.
AAATTTGAAAATAGCTGCCGTGTGTGGGCAAAGGTTTCAACTTTGTTTGGCTCATGCCTTGTTGAAAGTAGTTGCGTTTCGCTTGAAGAAATGAGCCGAGTTCCAAATAATTCTCCCGCTTCTTTAAAAAGTTTGATAGCGCAACCTGCTTTGGCGTATCGCAACTAAAGGCGTTGAATTGATGAATCTTTCGAAACTCGTTCATCAAATATTCCGATGAAATGCTGTAACCCAATTTCCATCCGGTACAGTGATAAACTTTGCCAAACGAAAACGACACAAAACTGCGTTTGAGAAGATCGGGGTATTTTAGAATGCTTTGGTGTTCGTAGCCGTCGAAGATCAGGTGCTCGTACACTTCATCGGAGATGATGATGATGTTTGTGTCCTTCACCACCTCGCGCAGTTGCGCAATGTCTTCTTCTGTCAGAACGCTGCCTGTTGGATTGTGCGGCGAATTGATCATAATGGCCCGCGTTTTTTCCGTAACGCTTTTCTTCACTTCGGCCCAATCAATCTTGTAATCGGGAAAAGTTAACTGAAGTGATACAGCTTTTGCCCCGTTTAATTCAATGGCCGGAATGTAGCAGTCGTACGCCGGTTCAAAAACAATTACTTCATCGTTAGGTTGCAAGATGGTTGTAAGTGCCGTGTACAAGGCATACGTGCCGCCGGGAGTAACGGTGATTTGCGTATCGGGATTGATTTTGGCCTTGTATAAATACTCCGTTTTTTCTGCAAGGGCTTCACGAAGCGGAACATAGCCGTTCATGTGCGTGTATTGATTGTGGCCCGTGCGCATGGCTTCGTTCACCAAGGCAACGAGTTCTTCGCTCATCGGAAAATCAGGAAAGCCCTGGCCAAGATTAATGGCCTTGTGTTGCGCAGCGGCTACGCTCATCGTGGTAAATATCGTGGTGCCTACATTGGGCAGTTTGGATTGAATCATTGTTGGGAAAGAATTTCTTGTTTTACTTTTTTGGGTAAGCTGTCAACAATCAGGTTGTACGAATCATCAATCCACTGCTGCAACAATTTATCCGACACGCTGCCATCAACAACAATCGTGTTCCAATGTTGCTTGTTCATGTGATAGCCGGGTCTCACGCAAGCGTATTGTTCGCGCAAAAGCACGGCGTTATCGGGGTCACATTTGGCATTGAACTGAAGTGGAACAGAATCA
Coding sequences within:
- a CDS encoding methionine aminotransferase, translated to MIQSKLPNVGTTIFTTMSVAAAQHKAINLGQGFPDFPMSEELVALVNEAMRTGHNQYTHMNGYVPLREALAEKTEYLYKAKINPDTQITVTPGGTYALYTALTTILQPNDEVIVFEPAYDCYIPAIELNGAKAVSLQLTFPDYKIDWAEVKKSVTEKTRAIMINSPHNPTGSVLTEEDIAQLREVVKDTNIIIISDEVYEHLIFDGYEHQSILKYPDLLKRSFVSFSFGKVYHCTGWKLGYSISSEYLMNEFRKIHQFNAFSCDTPKQVALSNFLKKRENYLELGSFLQAKRNYFQQGMSQTKLKPLPTHGSYFQIYSYEGLSGGNEKDFALHLTKEFGVATIPVSAFYQQDVNNKVLRFCFCKKEETLDAAIERLTKL
- a CDS encoding MmcQ/YjbR family DNA-binding protein, yielding MNIETLRQYCLAKKSVEETLPFGPNTLVFKIGSKMFLLAALDSVPLQFNAKCDPDNAVLLREQYACVRPGYHMNKQHWNTIVVDGSVSDKLLQQWIDDSYNLIVDSLPKKVKQEILSQQ